One Electrophorus electricus isolate fEleEle1 chromosome 10, fEleEle1.pri, whole genome shotgun sequence genomic region harbors:
- the LOC118242127 gene encoding uncharacterized protein C8orf88-like encodes MSLELGVQMDGANIVMGVSRRRIRNLQPARPLRRLNINQEKHREVVAERSDKTTDTPTNTISEKQFYEILKPQSQCQSLAKTERISYSRDLLIRLASSPMAKKKPDFLPDHPVDLEKPRHQDVFLNNFNNNLDMILHTLAFQQIGPPLGLK; translated from the exons ATGTCACTTGAGCTTGGTGTTCAAATGGATGGAGCAAATATCGT GATGGGGGTGTCGAGGAGGAGGATCCGAAACCTGCAGCCGGCTAGGCCGCTGCGTCGTTTGAACATAAATCAAG agaaacacagagaggtaGTGGCCGAGCGATCGGACAAGACGACGGACACACCA ACCAACACCATTAGTGAGAAGCAGTTTTATGAAATCCTTAAACCTCAAAGCCAATGTCAATCACTTGCCAAGACAG AAAGAATATCATACAGTAGGGACTTGCTGATCAGGTTGGCAAGCTCACCAATGGCAAAGAAAAAACCTGACTTCCTACCAGACCACCCAGTAGATCTAGAAAAGCCA AGGCACCAAGATGTGTTTCTGAACAACTTTAACAATAACCTGGACAT GATTCTTCACACACTGGCATTTCAGCAGATTGGTCCACCTCtgggtttaaaatga
- the LOC118242124 gene encoding uridine phosphorylase 1-like isoform X2: MRKSTTFSFLSPFVNNPHLDSMKEDILYHFNLNTGTLNFPAKFGDVKFVCVGGSPWRMKSFAEYIAGELGLAVPNAEYPNICESTDRYAMYKVGPVLSVSHGMGIPSISIMLHELIKLLYHARCTDVTIVRLGTSGGIGLHPGTVVITKQPMDATFLPRFEQVILGKSVVRSTELDGDLAEELLQCGKDLAEFDTVIANTMCTLDFYEGQARLDGAFCSYTEEDKQNYLAKAYAAGVRNIEMESSVFAAMCKLSNLRAAVVCVTLLDRQKGDQLSSSHDVLHSYQQRPQILVGHYIKKKLNASKKS, translated from the exons atgcgGAAG AGCACAACATTTAGCTTCCT gTCCCCATTTGTTAACAATCCACATTTGGACTCCATGAAAGAAGATATTCTGTACCATTTCAATCTGAATACCGGCACGCTTAATTTTCCTGCAAAGTTCGGAGATGTCAAA tttgtgtgtgttgggggtagTCCATGGAGGATGAAGTCTTTCGCTGAGTACATTGCTGGAGAGCTGGGTCTTGCAGTTCCAAACGCAGAGTACCCAAACATCTGTGAGAGCACAGATCGATATGCCATGTACAAAGTAGGACCTGTCCTGTCTGTTAGT cATGGCATGGGCATCCCCTCAATTTCGATAATGTTACATGAGCTCATCAAGCTCCTCTACCATGCACGCTGCACTGATGTTACAATAGTGCGCCTCGGAACCTCTGGTGGAATAG GTTTACATCCAGGCACAGTGGTGATCACCAAGCAGCCAATGGATGCCACATTCTTGCCCCGCTTCGAGCAAGTCATCCTGGGCAAGTCAGTGGTGAGAAGCACCGAACTGGATGGAGATCTTGCAGAGGAGCTGCTACAGTGCGGCAAAGATCTAGCAGAGTTCGACACGGTCATTGCTAACACAATGTGCACGCTGGACTTCTACGAAG GTCAAGCTCGTTTGGACGGGGCTTTCTGTTCTTACACCGAGGAGGACAAGCAAAACTACCTGGCCAAGGCCTATGCAGCAGGAGTGCGCAACATTGAGATGGAGTCTTCTGTTTTTGCTGCCATGTGCAAACTGAGTAACCTACGAG CGGCAGTGGTTTGTGTGACACTGCTGGACCGGCAGAAAGGAGACCAGCTCAGCAGTTCTCATGATGTCCTGCACAGCTACCAACAACGGCCACAGATCCTAGTTGGACATTACATCAAAAAGAAGCTTAATGCTTCCAAGAAAAGTTAG
- the LOC113570707 gene encoding tubulin gamma chain-like isoform X3 yields the protein MLRICEKQGKGGCGSNWAYGYHGGQSRGESGLLARTMEAVRKEATRQDYYGGTVLLHSLSGGTGSGLGSKMCEEICEEFPVHHILTVSVVPHQSGESPLQYYNTLLSLASMHRCADGILLFHNDHALSHAGLPRSDPRQPGQHLLSLQMSYRNCDKVIGVSSGIFSQLTTGMIHKMRLVSHAPAYSPFVPITAISWLLDHVINRAKAMITA from the exons ATGTTGCGAATTTGTGAAAAACAA GGAAAAGGAGGATGTGGAAGCAACTGGGCATATG GTTACCATGGAGGCCAAAGTAGGGGTGAGAGTGGTTTACTCGCCAGAACAATGGAGGCAGTGCGTAAGGAGGCAACGAGACAAGATTACTATGGTGGAACTGTTCTTTTGCACAGCCTGAGTGGAGGCACAGGATCTG GGCTTGGTTCCAAGATGTGTGAGGAGatttgtgaggagtttcctgtGCATCATATCCTGACAGTCTCAGTAGTCCCTCATCAGAGTGGAGAGAGCCCTCTCCAGTACTACAACACCTTACTGAGTCTGGCATCAATGCACAG GTGTGCTGATGGCATACTTCTGTTTCATAATGACCATGCCTTGTCTCATGCTGGACTTCCACGAAG TGACCCGAGGCAACCAGGACAACACCTTTTATCACTTCAGATGTCCTACAGAAATTGTGACAAGGTCATAGGTGTGTCCAGTGGAATCTTTTCCCAGTTAACCACTGGAATG aTCCACAAAATGAGATTGGTGTCTCATGCTCCCGCCTACTCACCGTTTGTTCCAATCACAGCCATATCATGGTTATTAGACCATGTGATTAATCGTGCCAAAGCTATGATTACTGCATGA
- the rbm12bb gene encoding RNA-binding protein 12B: MAVVIRLQGLRITAGSEDIRNFFTGLRIPDGGVHIIGGDLEEAFIIFASDEDARRAMTRSGGCIKGSPVNLLLSSKSEMQKVLEESTRKSETNVKKFYKEGVKRTAADGRPPLLNEDMRIDMRRGDHQNMGKRTSPLSLNDSQSQIGDGALNAGGLYLNLSGMPFSATKEDVRLFFNGLQIDDIIFLRNHRGMFNGCGMVKFATREDAKEGLKRDRQYIGPRYIRIMCCSEDQWVDAGGSIRLEGAGQRKYLSDRARSRSPIRSQSRSSSPSDDEYCVLYENLSYSIEKRDIKAMLHPVCVKDDQIIIFVDKNSDRTKSAVVVFRNLKDYCSGLAHHKETFFQRTVYVSPISKEKMVAILESSADSRGDSRRSSRSSERSQKSAYDSERRCLYVRNLPFDVRKVEIMDFFHGFQLSDNTVVLLQDERGAGLGEALVIFPTEKEAIMAQSLNGQRFLGSEVMLKCITLAQMQEFRNEVIGNMPERNVQRNKTKYGNSSFFSRARMHVDDRVMADGPHYGRGNKGPFGHLESPDAYRHGTRGPHYEPPDQQFDGPTCLKLLNLPSQIRIDEIYDFCYGYRVIPGSVSLQCDRSGVPVGSATVVFETHSEAVTAVQELNGRPIGTRKIKVVFV; encoded by the coding sequence ATGGCGGTGGTCATCCGCTTACAGGGACTCAGAATCACTGCTGGTTCTGAGGACATTCGCAATTTCTTCACTGGCCTTAGAATACCTGATGGTGGAGTTCATATAATTGGTGGAGACCTTGAGGAAGCTTTTATAATATTTGCATCTGATGAAGATGCGAGACGAGCAATGACACGCTCTGGGGGATGCATTAAAGGCTCCCCTGTTAACTTGCTTTTGAGTAGCAAGTCGGAGATGCAGAAGGTTCTAGAGGAAAGCACAAGGAAGTCTGAAACAAATGTCAAGAAGTTTTATAAGGAGGGTGTCAAAAGAACTGCAGCAGATGGAAGACCACCCTTATTAAATGAGGACATGAGAATAGACATGCGAAGAGGAGATCATCAGAACATGGGGAAAAGAACATCCCCACTTTCTTTGAATGATTCTCAAAGTCAGATTGGCGATGGGGCATTGAATGCAGGTGGTCTTTATTTGAACTTGTCTGGAATGCCATTCTCAGCAACGAAGGAGGATGTCCGCCTGTTTTTTAACGGTTTGCAAATTGATGACATAATATTTTTGAGAAATCACCGTGGAATGTTTAATGGGTGTGGTATGGTCAAATTCGCAACCAGAGAGGATGCCAAAGAAGGACTCAAGAGGGACCGACAATACATTGGTCCACGTTACATCAGAATAATGTGTTGCTCAGAGGATCAGTGGGTGGATGCTGGGGGTTCTATTAGACTAGAAGGTGCCGGTCAGAGAAAATATTTATCAGACCGTGCAAGATCTCGCTCTCCCATTCGATCTCAATCACGATCAAGTTCCCCTTCTGATGACGAGTACTGTGTGTTGTATGAAAACCTCTCGTATTCCATTGAAAAGAGGGACATAAAAGCCATGCTGCatcctgtttgtgtgaaggacgatcagatcattatttttgttgataAGAACAGTGATAGGACCAAATCAGCAGTTGTGGTGTTTAGAAATCTGAAGGACTACTGTTCTGGATTAGCTCatcataaagaaacatttttccaaagGACCGTCTATGTTTCTCCTATCTCCAAAGAAAAGATGGTTGCCATATTGGAATCCTCTGCTGATTCAAGAGGAGATAGCAGAAGGTCCAGTAGGTCATCTGAACGATCACAAAAAAGTGCTTATGACTCAGAAAGGAGATGCCTGTACGTTCGCAATCTGCCTTTTGATGTCCGTAAAGTAGAGATCATGGATTTCTTTCATGGATTCCAACTCTCAGACAATACGGTTGTCCTGCTTCAGGATGAGAGGGGAGCTGGTCTTGGTGAGGCTTTAGTGATCTTCCCAACAGAAAAAGAGGCTATAATGGCACAGTCTTTGAACGGGCAAAGGTTTCTTGGATCAGAAGTTATGCTGAAATGCATCACCTTGGCTCAGATGCAAGAATTCAGAAATGAGGTAATAGGCAACATGCCAGAGAGGAATGTTCAGAGGAATAAAACGAAATATGGAAACTCGTCTTTTTTCTCTCGTGCCCGAATGCATGTAGATGATCGTGTAATGGCAGATGGGCCCCACTATGGACGTGGAAACAAAGGTCCTTTCGGTCATCTTGAAAGCCCCGATGCTTATAGACACGGAACACGTGGACCACATTATGAACCACCTGACCAGCAATTTGATGGGCCCACCTGTCTTAAATTGCTCAATCTACCTTCTCAGATAAGGATCGATGAAATCTATGACTTCTGCTATGGGTACAGAGTCATTCCTGGATCAGTCTCATTACAGTGTGATAGAAGTGGTGTGCCTGTTGGTTCTGCAACTGTTGTATTTGAAACCCACAGTGAGGCAGTCACTGCTGTTCAAGAATTAAATGGAAGACCCATTGGTACCAGGAAAATAAaggttgtatttgtgtag
- the LOC113570707 gene encoding tubulin gamma chain-like isoform X1, which translates to MLRICEKQGKGGCGSNWAYGYHGGQSRGESGLLARTMEAVRKEATRQDYYGGTVLLHSLSGGTGSGLGSKMCEEICEEFPVHHILTVSVVPHQSGESPLQYYNTLLSLASMHRCADGILLFHNDHALSHAGLPRRSGTVILQQISLSAMNGHVASCMAGLMLPVQSLTKHSDPRQPGQHLLSLQMSYRNCDKVIGVSSGIFSQLTTGMIHKMRLVSHAPAYSPFVPITAISWLLDHVINRAKAMITA; encoded by the exons ATGTTGCGAATTTGTGAAAAACAA GGAAAAGGAGGATGTGGAAGCAACTGGGCATATG GTTACCATGGAGGCCAAAGTAGGGGTGAGAGTGGTTTACTCGCCAGAACAATGGAGGCAGTGCGTAAGGAGGCAACGAGACAAGATTACTATGGTGGAACTGTTCTTTTGCACAGCCTGAGTGGAGGCACAGGATCTG GGCTTGGTTCCAAGATGTGTGAGGAGatttgtgaggagtttcctgtGCATCATATCCTGACAGTCTCAGTAGTCCCTCATCAGAGTGGAGAGAGCCCTCTCCAGTACTACAACACCTTACTGAGTCTGGCATCAATGCACAG GTGTGCTGATGGCATACTTCTGTTTCATAATGACCATGCCTTGTCTCATGCTGGACTTCCACGAAGGTCAGGCACTGTGATTTTGCAGCAAATCTCACTCTCAGCAATGAACGGACATGTAGCCTCATGCATGGCTGGTCTCATGTTACCAGTCCAGAGCCTCACAAAACATAG TGACCCGAGGCAACCAGGACAACACCTTTTATCACTTCAGATGTCCTACAGAAATTGTGACAAGGTCATAGGTGTGTCCAGTGGAATCTTTTCCCAGTTAACCACTGGAATG aTCCACAAAATGAGATTGGTGTCTCATGCTCCCGCCTACTCACCGTTTGTTCCAATCACAGCCATATCATGGTTATTAGACCATGTGATTAATCGTGCCAAAGCTATGATTACTGCATGA
- the LOC113570707 gene encoding tubulin gamma chain-like isoform X2, whose translation MLRICEKQGKGGCGSNWAYGYHGGQSRGESGLLARTMEAVRKEATRQDYYGGTVLLHSLSGGTGSGLGSKMCEEICEEFPVHHILTVSVVPHQSGESPLQYYNTLLSLASMHRSGTVILQQISLSAMNGHVASCMAGLMLPVQSLTKHSDPRQPGQHLLSLQMSYRNCDKVIGVSSGIFSQLTTGMIHKMRLVSHAPAYSPFVPITAISWLLDHVINRAKAMITA comes from the exons ATGTTGCGAATTTGTGAAAAACAA GGAAAAGGAGGATGTGGAAGCAACTGGGCATATG GTTACCATGGAGGCCAAAGTAGGGGTGAGAGTGGTTTACTCGCCAGAACAATGGAGGCAGTGCGTAAGGAGGCAACGAGACAAGATTACTATGGTGGAACTGTTCTTTTGCACAGCCTGAGTGGAGGCACAGGATCTG GGCTTGGTTCCAAGATGTGTGAGGAGatttgtgaggagtttcctgtGCATCATATCCTGACAGTCTCAGTAGTCCCTCATCAGAGTGGAGAGAGCCCTCTCCAGTACTACAACACCTTACTGAGTCTGGCATCAATGCACAG GTCAGGCACTGTGATTTTGCAGCAAATCTCACTCTCAGCAATGAACGGACATGTAGCCTCATGCATGGCTGGTCTCATGTTACCAGTCCAGAGCCTCACAAAACATAG TGACCCGAGGCAACCAGGACAACACCTTTTATCACTTCAGATGTCCTACAGAAATTGTGACAAGGTCATAGGTGTGTCCAGTGGAATCTTTTCCCAGTTAACCACTGGAATG aTCCACAAAATGAGATTGGTGTCTCATGCTCCCGCCTACTCACCGTTTGTTCCAATCACAGCCATATCATGGTTATTAGACCATGTGATTAATCGTGCCAAAGCTATGATTACTGCATGA
- the LOC118242124 gene encoding uridine phosphorylase 1-like isoform X1: protein MASGFADEKNGKKCGRSPFVNNPHLDSMKEDILYHFNLNTGTLNFPAKFGDVKFVCVGGSPWRMKSFAEYIAGELGLAVPNAEYPNICESTDRYAMYKVGPVLSVSHGMGIPSISIMLHELIKLLYHARCTDVTIVRLGTSGGIGLHPGTVVITKQPMDATFLPRFEQVILGKSVVRSTELDGDLAEELLQCGKDLAEFDTVIANTMCTLDFYEGQARLDGAFCSYTEEDKQNYLAKAYAAGVRNIEMESSVFAAMCKLSNLRAAVVCVTLLDRQKGDQLSSSHDVLHSYQQRPQILVGHYIKKKLNASKKS, encoded by the exons atggcatcGGGATTTGCTGatgagaaaaatggaaaaaaatgcgGAAG gTCCCCATTTGTTAACAATCCACATTTGGACTCCATGAAAGAAGATATTCTGTACCATTTCAATCTGAATACCGGCACGCTTAATTTTCCTGCAAAGTTCGGAGATGTCAAA tttgtgtgtgttgggggtagTCCATGGAGGATGAAGTCTTTCGCTGAGTACATTGCTGGAGAGCTGGGTCTTGCAGTTCCAAACGCAGAGTACCCAAACATCTGTGAGAGCACAGATCGATATGCCATGTACAAAGTAGGACCTGTCCTGTCTGTTAGT cATGGCATGGGCATCCCCTCAATTTCGATAATGTTACATGAGCTCATCAAGCTCCTCTACCATGCACGCTGCACTGATGTTACAATAGTGCGCCTCGGAACCTCTGGTGGAATAG GTTTACATCCAGGCACAGTGGTGATCACCAAGCAGCCAATGGATGCCACATTCTTGCCCCGCTTCGAGCAAGTCATCCTGGGCAAGTCAGTGGTGAGAAGCACCGAACTGGATGGAGATCTTGCAGAGGAGCTGCTACAGTGCGGCAAAGATCTAGCAGAGTTCGACACGGTCATTGCTAACACAATGTGCACGCTGGACTTCTACGAAG GTCAAGCTCGTTTGGACGGGGCTTTCTGTTCTTACACCGAGGAGGACAAGCAAAACTACCTGGCCAAGGCCTATGCAGCAGGAGTGCGCAACATTGAGATGGAGTCTTCTGTTTTTGCTGCCATGTGCAAACTGAGTAACCTACGAG CGGCAGTGGTTTGTGTGACACTGCTGGACCGGCAGAAAGGAGACCAGCTCAGCAGTTCTCATGATGTCCTGCACAGCTACCAACAACGGCCACAGATCCTAGTTGGACATTACATCAAAAAGAAGCTTAATGCTTCCAAGAAAAGTTAG